A single Corynebacterium resistens DSM 45100 DNA region contains:
- a CDS encoding energy-coupling factor transporter transmembrane component T family protein: protein MSLQKQGVLRRSSIDPRTVLLSVLVINAVALSHGHLPTLLISIAFSSIALATVKPHYGLICLFAFALSYLWYWSLLQLPGSTFFAFSAAIFSWLSRFVISMSIGTFGLLTLTPSTLTSALRDLRLPGWATIPPAVFLRVLPIIVAEAKAIRDAMILRGLQPGVKSWITQPTQSSAMLIIPLLGAVVRAGDELAASALVRGLGGPIRPTTTADLSFKLVDATALAGLGLVVASVWLPIEVHL from the coding sequence GTGAGCCTGCAAAAACAGGGCGTGCTTCGTCGATCTTCGATCGATCCACGGACCGTGCTGCTTTCTGTTCTAGTAATCAATGCGGTAGCTCTCAGCCACGGCCACCTACCGACACTGCTGATTTCTATCGCCTTCAGCTCCATTGCACTAGCTACAGTAAAGCCACACTATGGTCTTATTTGCCTGTTCGCTTTTGCATTATCCTATCTATGGTATTGGAGCCTATTACAGCTTCCTGGCTCCACATTTTTCGCTTTTTCAGCAGCAATTTTTTCGTGGCTAAGCCGTTTTGTCATCAGCATGTCCATCGGCACATTCGGCTTGCTCACTCTCACACCATCCACGTTGACCTCAGCACTGCGAGACCTGCGTTTACCAGGCTGGGCCACCATTCCACCCGCGGTATTCCTGCGCGTTTTGCCGATCATCGTGGCAGAAGCCAAAGCCATCCGCGATGCCATGATCCTTCGGGGTCTCCAGCCTGGAGTAAAAAGCTGGATCACACAGCCCACACAATCGTCCGCGATGCTGATCATCCCCTTATTAGGCGCCGTCGTCCGCGCTGGTGATGAGCTCGCTGCCTCCGCTCTTGTCCGCGGATTGGGAGGCCCCATACGCCCGACCACCACCGCCGATCTTTCCTTCAAGCTTGTCGATGCAACTGCACTAGCTGGGTTGGGCCTCGTTGTTGCCTCTGTCTGGCTTCCCATTGAGGTCCACTTATGA
- a CDS encoding MptD family putative ECF transporter S component gives MAQQSSTPARSTSSSSGSTARLNTRYLINAGIFAALYFVITFVSGMIGFAGPQFMLIGWFIAAIANGIVLALYAVRTPKMGAFTLVGGINGLAFMLTGHYFWTLLGSIILGFIADLIITKSHLSIAKSFPIAYGVFCVWISLPFIPLILDTDSYYVDIADQMGQEYADAMSDIFQPWTIGVLAICALIVGFIGGKVGVRVSHKHFESAGLL, from the coding sequence ATGGCCCAACAGTCCTCTACGCCCGCACGGAGTACAAGCTCATCCAGTGGGTCGACGGCACGTTTAAACACCAGATATCTCATCAACGCCGGCATCTTTGCTGCACTTTACTTTGTAATCACCTTTGTAAGCGGAATGATTGGATTCGCAGGACCACAATTCATGCTTATTGGTTGGTTTATCGCGGCAATCGCAAACGGAATCGTGCTAGCGCTTTATGCTGTCCGCACGCCCAAAATGGGTGCTTTCACCCTCGTCGGCGGTATTAACGGATTAGCATTCATGCTTACCGGACACTACTTCTGGACCTTGCTGGGAAGCATAATTCTTGGGTTTATCGCGGATTTGATTATTACAAAAAGCCACCTCAGTATTGCCAAGTCCTTCCCTATTGCCTACGGCGTCTTCTGTGTCTGGATTTCTTTGCCTTTTATCCCGCTAATTCTGGATACAGACTCATACTACGTCGATATCGCAGACCAAATGGGTCAAGAATACGCCGATGCTATGTCGGATATCTTCCAGCCATGGACCATTGGAGTACTGGCCATTTGTGCGCTCATCGTCGGCTTTATCGGAGGAAAGGTCGGAGTTCGCGTCAGCCACAAACACTTTGAAAGCGCTGGTCTCCTGTGA
- a CDS encoding solute symporter family protein, producing MTTHLFASETSAGNPILNISVFVAFIVITMAIVTRAARAPQKQAGDFYTGGASFSGTQNGLAIAGDYLSAASFLGIVGAIALTGYDGFLYSIGFFVAWLIALLLVAEPLRNTGKFTMADVLSFRLKQKPVRVAAAFSTLFVSLFYLIAQMAGAGSLVAVLLDIHGKMGQAIVVAVVGVVMIAYVLIGGMKGTTIVQMIKAVLLCSGVVIMTIIILVMVKGDFSALLDRAVSSHGGNTAILEPGMKYGKTEIAKLDFIALGLSLALGVAGLPHVLMRFYTVPTAKEARKSVTWAIVLIGGFYLLTLILGYGAAALVGPERIKAAPGGANSAAPLLALELAGPLFMALISAVAFATVLAVVAGLAITASASVAHDVYNNVLRNGEATEAEQVRVSRITVVAIGVAAIVLGIAAMGQNVAFLVSLAFCIAASANVPTILFSLYWKKFNTTGAVASLWVGLLSALILIVLSPAVSGAKTAMLPNVDFSIFPLTNPALVSIPLGFLAGIIGTYLGKPDHKDELQAEMEVRSLTGVGVEAPVDH from the coding sequence ATGACTACACACCTTTTTGCCTCAGAGACTAGTGCGGGCAATCCAATACTTAATATCTCCGTGTTCGTGGCGTTCATTGTCATCACCATGGCGATCGTTACGAGGGCGGCCCGCGCCCCGCAGAAGCAAGCCGGTGATTTCTACACTGGTGGCGCGAGTTTCTCCGGTACCCAAAACGGACTCGCCATCGCTGGCGATTACCTTTCCGCCGCATCGTTCCTAGGAATTGTGGGAGCGATCGCCCTGACGGGTTACGACGGATTCCTTTATTCGATCGGCTTCTTCGTCGCGTGGCTAATCGCGCTGCTGCTCGTGGCAGAACCCCTGCGTAACACCGGAAAATTCACCATGGCGGACGTGCTGAGCTTCCGCTTGAAGCAGAAGCCCGTTCGCGTGGCGGCCGCGTTCTCTACCCTATTCGTCTCCCTGTTCTACTTGATTGCTCAGATGGCCGGTGCTGGTTCCTTGGTGGCCGTGTTGCTAGATATTCATGGCAAGATGGGGCAAGCCATCGTGGTGGCTGTCGTAGGTGTGGTGATGATCGCCTACGTTTTGATCGGCGGCATGAAGGGCACCACGATCGTGCAGATGATCAAGGCTGTATTGCTATGCAGTGGCGTGGTGATCATGACCATCATCATCTTGGTGATGGTGAAGGGTGACTTCTCCGCATTGTTGGACCGCGCTGTGAGTTCTCATGGCGGTAACACCGCGATTCTCGAGCCGGGTATGAAGTACGGCAAGACGGAGATCGCGAAGCTGGACTTCATTGCTCTGGGCCTGTCCCTGGCACTTGGTGTTGCTGGTCTGCCACACGTACTGATGCGCTTCTACACCGTGCCTACCGCTAAGGAAGCACGCAAGTCCGTGACGTGGGCAATCGTACTGATCGGCGGTTTCTACCTACTAACCCTGATTCTGGGTTACGGCGCTGCTGCCCTCGTTGGCCCCGAGCGCATTAAGGCCGCCCCAGGTGGCGCAAACTCAGCCGCTCCGCTGCTAGCACTCGAGCTAGCCGGCCCACTATTCATGGCTTTGATCTCCGCGGTTGCCTTCGCCACCGTCTTGGCCGTGGTTGCTGGCCTGGCTATTACCGCCTCTGCATCTGTTGCTCACGACGTTTATAACAACGTTTTGCGTAACGGCGAAGCTACCGAGGCCGAGCAGGTTCGGGTTTCCCGTATCACCGTGGTAGCCATTGGTGTGGCAGCCATCGTGTTGGGTATCGCAGCGATGGGCCAAAACGTGGCATTCCTTGTTTCCCTCGCCTTCTGTATTGCAGCTTCCGCGAACGTTCCAACCATTCTGTTCTCCCTGTATTGGAAGAAGTTCAACACCACCGGTGCTGTGGCCTCACTGTGGGTAGGTTTGCTGTCCGCACTTATCCTGATCGTGCTTTCCCCGGCCGTTTCCGGCGCGAAGACCGCGATGCTGCCGAATGTGGACTTCTCGATCTTCCCCCTGACGAACCCGGCACTGGTGTCCATCCCGCTGGGATTCTTGGCCGGCATCATAGGTACCTACCTGGGTAAGCCTGACCACAAGGATGAGCTGCAGGCCGAGATGGAAGTGCGCTCCCTCACTGGAGTAGGTGTGGAAGCGCCGGTCGACCACTAG
- a CDS encoding DUF485 domain-containing protein: MSNSAASVPLIQRHTPSAEEFIATQKSPEFQELRSKQRGFTFPLAILGIAWFVVYVLLAMYAPSFMAGKVFGNVNIAILMGLAQFVTTFAITWAYVKYADKHLEPRSRAIRESLERTSGEENVASNQEITG, translated from the coding sequence TTGAGTAATTCCGCAGCGTCCGTCCCGTTGATACAACGTCACACGCCTTCCGCAGAGGAATTCATTGCCACCCAAAAGAGCCCAGAGTTTCAAGAGCTCCGCTCCAAACAGCGTGGATTCACTTTCCCCCTAGCCATTTTGGGCATCGCCTGGTTCGTCGTCTACGTACTTCTGGCTATGTACGCTCCAAGCTTCATGGCAGGAAAGGTTTTCGGCAACGTCAACATCGCCATTTTGATGGGCCTTGCCCAGTTCGTGACGACATTCGCCATTACATGGGCTTATGTCAAATACGCAGACAAGCACCTAGAACCTCGCTCCCGCGCCATTCGCGAGTCCTTGGAAAGGACTTCAGGCGAGGAGAACGTGGCGTCGAACCAAGAAATCACCGGCTAA
- a CDS encoding CE1759 family FMN reductase — MKKIVVVEAGLSTPSSTNMVAESVAGATESQISRRGEGLEVSYVHIKEYSHELATMMSTGVLTPKLAEVQEEISHASAIIAATPVFSASYSGLFKLFFDAMGTDALNHMPVVIVATAGTPRHSLVLESAMRPLFIFLRANVMTTGVFAATEDLGGFDGVTERSEAAKSLESRINRAAAELAAAICSSEAVVGGFLPNDRDRHTLGDDSGELTDFASLLRGHDGG; from the coding sequence GTGAAGAAAATAGTCGTCGTGGAGGCGGGATTATCCACTCCCTCCAGTACCAATATGGTGGCCGAATCGGTCGCAGGCGCTACTGAGTCACAAATCTCGCGGCGTGGGGAGGGGCTAGAAGTATCGTATGTCCACATCAAGGAATACAGCCATGAGCTCGCAACGATGATGTCGACTGGAGTGCTGACCCCCAAACTTGCCGAAGTACAAGAGGAAATTTCGCATGCGAGCGCCATTATCGCTGCCACTCCTGTTTTCTCGGCCAGCTACAGCGGCTTGTTCAAATTGTTTTTCGACGCCATGGGCACCGATGCGCTCAACCACATGCCGGTCGTGATTGTAGCGACAGCGGGCACCCCGCGGCACTCTCTCGTCTTAGAATCCGCAATGCGGCCTTTATTCATATTCTTGCGTGCCAATGTCATGACAACGGGTGTTTTCGCAGCAACCGAGGATTTGGGAGGATTCGACGGAGTAACCGAGCGAAGCGAAGCAGCGAAATCCCTAGAATCGCGAATCAATCGCGCAGCAGCTGAACTAGCAGCTGCAATCTGTAGCTCAGAGGCTGTAGTGGGTGGATTTCTTCCCAACGATCGTGACCGCCATACGCTGGGAGATGATAGCGGCGAACTCACGGACTTTGCCTCGTTGTTGCGTGGTCACGACGGTGGTTAG
- a CDS encoding dihydrofolate reductase, giving the protein MTSQISPSEPVFDRPTGFAKGDYPEVTETSIAEALQRRGLRRKDVVIGMIWAQTTDGIIGDGKDMPWYLPEDLQHFKNSTVGHAVVMGRTSWEALGDRYRPLPERENYVVTRNSSYEAPGGHVFTSLSDAIASATAFQLQNNESRPALVWILGGGQVYAQCMPVADRIVITEIKMTAPDRFQVYAPLVEAPEFTLNASQWKTSEKGHTVDGEGELQYRICEWTRRAV; this is encoded by the coding sequence ATGACTTCGCAGATTTCCCCTTCCGAACCAGTTTTTGACCGTCCCACGGGTTTCGCTAAGGGTGACTATCCAGAGGTCACTGAAACCTCGATCGCCGAAGCATTGCAGCGCCGGGGATTGCGCCGCAAAGACGTAGTAATCGGCATGATCTGGGCGCAAACCACCGACGGAATAATCGGCGATGGCAAGGATATGCCGTGGTATCTGCCGGAGGATCTGCAGCACTTCAAAAACTCCACGGTGGGCCACGCTGTTGTCATGGGACGCACCTCATGGGAGGCTCTTGGCGACCGCTACCGCCCGCTGCCCGAGCGCGAAAACTACGTTGTCACCCGCAACTCTTCGTACGAGGCTCCGGGTGGTCACGTCTTCACTTCTTTATCCGACGCCATTGCATCCGCCACCGCTTTTCAGCTTCAAAACAACGAATCGCGGCCGGCGCTGGTATGGATCCTCGGCGGCGGGCAAGTCTACGCCCAGTGCATGCCGGTGGCCGATCGAATCGTCATCACTGAAATTAAGATGACTGCTCCCGATCGTTTCCAGGTGTATGCCCCGCTAGTGGAAGCACCCGAATTCACCCTGAACGCCAGCCAGTGGAAGACCTCTGAAAAGGGCCACACCGTCGATGGCGAAGGCGAACTGCAATACCGAATTTGTGAATGGACACGCAGGGCGGTGTAG
- a CDS encoding thymidylate synthase gives MASAHQEAQAQTQSIATPYEDLLREILETGAPKGDRTGTGTSSLFGRQIRYDLQQGFPLITTKKVHVKSVVGELLWFLKGDSNVRWLQENGIRIWNEWADENGDLGPVYGVQWRSWPTPDGRHVDQIAAALETLKANPDSRRNIVSAWNVSELENMALPPCHLLFQLYVADGKLSCQLYQRSADMFLGVPFNIASYSLLTHMFAQQAGLDVGEFIWTGGDCHIYDNHREQVETQLTRDPRPYPTLELNKAADMFSYDFSDIHFAGYDPHPTIKAQVAV, from the coding sequence GTGGCGTCGGCCCACCAAGAAGCCCAAGCTCAAACACAGAGCATCGCAACCCCCTACGAGGATCTGCTGCGAGAGATTTTGGAAACCGGTGCACCTAAAGGCGACCGAACGGGCACCGGCACTTCGAGCTTATTCGGCCGTCAGATTCGATATGATCTGCAACAGGGCTTTCCGCTGATCACCACCAAGAAGGTGCACGTCAAATCGGTAGTCGGCGAGTTACTGTGGTTCCTTAAAGGCGATTCAAATGTGCGCTGGCTGCAGGAAAACGGCATTCGAATTTGGAACGAATGGGCAGACGAAAATGGCGATCTAGGGCCGGTTTATGGCGTGCAATGGCGCAGTTGGCCCACCCCAGATGGGCGGCACGTCGACCAAATCGCTGCAGCGCTAGAGACCCTGAAGGCCAACCCGGATTCCCGCCGCAACATTGTCAGCGCGTGGAATGTCTCTGAACTGGAGAACATGGCTCTTCCCCCGTGCCACTTGCTGTTCCAGTTGTACGTGGCCGATGGGAAGCTTTCCTGCCAGCTGTACCAACGCAGCGCGGACATGTTCTTGGGCGTACCTTTCAACATCGCCAGCTACTCGCTACTCACGCACATGTTCGCGCAGCAGGCGGGGTTAGACGTCGGGGAGTTCATCTGGACCGGTGGCGATTGCCATATTTACGATAACCACCGCGAGCAGGTGGAGACACAGCTGACGCGGGATCCTCGCCCGTATCCAACGCTGGAGCTAAATAAAGCGGCGGACATGTTCTCCTACGATTTCTCCGACATCCACTTCGCGGGCTATGACCCCCATCCCACGATTAAGGCGCAGGTGGCAGTGTAA
- a CDS encoding esterase/lipase family protein, with protein MKSNIFSPISRGTIAGACAAIVSLAATGVAIAEPAPSASASESTVPAGLQGIFLPKAPINDPHCVPAPEHPDPVIFIHGTSANATNWKKAATELSHQGYCTWAFNYGKNDVTLQAGLIGVYGLGDINKSVDELGEVVDYVRAVSGRDKVDLVGHSQGGTLTKMYIADRKQGAKVRRVVGVSATYHGTTLNGADQSLRPIINDVPKLAKFLASTSATQQLIGSPLIDHLNSLPDTDGRVMYTNIFTPADKTATPNSTSQLESNDGASVANVNVAQTCGLKTGPDHGAMPTNDNVISLVKWGLTRDSADLSPSAHNC; from the coding sequence GTGAAATCGAATATCTTCAGCCCCATCTCCCGCGGCACCATCGCAGGTGCCTGCGCGGCCATCGTTAGCCTTGCTGCCACTGGCGTTGCCATTGCCGAACCGGCACCATCTGCCTCTGCAAGTGAATCAACTGTTCCCGCTGGTTTGCAAGGAATTTTCCTACCCAAGGCCCCTATCAACGATCCACACTGTGTACCAGCTCCGGAGCATCCGGATCCGGTCATCTTCATCCACGGAACCTCCGCGAACGCCACCAATTGGAAGAAAGCTGCTACCGAGCTCAGCCACCAAGGCTATTGCACCTGGGCGTTCAACTACGGCAAAAATGATGTGACCCTCCAGGCCGGCCTCATTGGCGTTTATGGCCTCGGTGACATCAACAAGTCCGTCGATGAATTAGGCGAGGTAGTCGATTACGTCCGCGCCGTCTCCGGTCGGGACAAGGTGGATCTCGTGGGGCATTCTCAGGGCGGTACCCTAACCAAGATGTACATTGCCGATCGCAAGCAAGGTGCAAAGGTTCGTCGCGTAGTGGGCGTTTCTGCCACGTACCACGGCACAACATTGAACGGGGCCGACCAGTCGTTGCGCCCAATTATCAATGACGTTCCCAAACTGGCTAAGTTCCTCGCCAGCACGTCCGCTACCCAGCAGCTGATTGGCTCGCCACTCATCGATCACCTCAATTCGCTACCCGATACGGATGGTCGGGTGATGTACACCAACATCTTCACCCCGGCGGACAAGACCGCCACGCCGAACAGCACTTCCCAACTGGAATCGAACGATGGAGCCAGCGTTGCAAACGTCAACGTTGCCCAGACCTGCGGCTTGAAAACTGGCCCCGACCACGGCGCGATGCCGACTAACGACAACGTCATTTCCCTCGTGAAATGGGGCCTAACTCGCGACAGCGCCGACCTCTCCCCTAGCGCTCACAACTGTTAG
- a CDS encoding 3'(2'),5'-bisphosphate nucleotidase CysQ: MTAEIDDATLVQRLAQGTGEILKGVRNVGLLRDKKLGEAGDAIAQDWIARALELHRPEDSVLSEEAEDDRTRLDNHRVWIIDPLDGTREYAGGRQDWAVHIALAIDGKIEHAAVGMPDLGMVFHTGDIRAVGGRPTNRLVISQNSTPEVATFIAEDLGMELVRMGSCGAKTTSVILGDNDVYVHAGGQYEWDNAAPVGIAQAAGLFTSRLSGEKLKYNCSDPYLPDLLVCRPDASERVLASAAKFLEQTGSFK; this comes from the coding sequence ATGACGGCTGAAATTGATGACGCAACGCTTGTGCAACGGTTGGCACAAGGCACGGGTGAAATCCTCAAGGGCGTACGTAATGTAGGCCTTCTGCGTGATAAGAAATTGGGCGAAGCTGGCGATGCCATCGCTCAAGATTGGATCGCACGCGCATTGGAGCTGCACCGCCCCGAGGATTCAGTGCTTTCTGAGGAAGCCGAGGACGACCGTACTCGGTTGGATAATCACCGCGTGTGGATCATCGACCCACTAGACGGCACTCGCGAATACGCCGGTGGCCGGCAGGATTGGGCCGTGCACATTGCGCTTGCCATCGACGGCAAAATTGAACACGCAGCCGTGGGTATGCCCGATCTGGGCATGGTTTTCCACACCGGAGATATTCGCGCAGTCGGTGGTCGCCCAACTAATCGCCTCGTCATCAGCCAGAACTCCACTCCGGAAGTAGCCACCTTCATCGCTGAGGATTTGGGCATGGAGCTGGTCCGCATGGGGTCATGTGGCGCGAAAACCACGTCGGTGATCCTTGGGGATAACGATGTTTATGTTCACGCCGGCGGCCAGTACGAATGGGACAATGCCGCCCCGGTTGGTATTGCTCAAGCGGCCGGACTGTTCACGTCTCGATTGAGTGGCGAGAAGTTGAAGTACAACTGTTCGGATCCCTACCTGCCTGATTTGCTGGTATGCCGCCCGGATGCATCCGAACGCGTACTGGCCAGCGCAGCGAAGTTCCTCGAACAAACTGGCAGCTTCAAGTAG